A region from the Myripristis murdjan chromosome 23, fMyrMur1.1, whole genome shotgun sequence genome encodes:
- the ikbip gene encoding inhibitor of nuclear factor kappa-B kinase-interacting protein isoform X1 translates to MPNEVKQRKKTQSPKQSEELSETSPANGKDEAQKAKRAAGNSGSALDLKSIICLLSLAACGALTWVVLQQNERFSQIEEKYKLLHGKTATVFNMEEEVLQVSKKLAASEDDLQEALSTVSLATRLQQDISTLHTAVMAMQADENSASRDLQTVNAHFLNVTETWQERLAALTSDLAALKAESREAHTGATEKVNEAERRVRSVVERLEELEDSTKRNARALERTEGDDVKRAQEQLDWNTKQIHKLQEQVDSLARKEAELNSQLQEHIPKAQECETHLPEVEEAVRSILRLGGDLSGAEKRLEEVTLQVFGTEDSMLKVLNEIIDIRQELDTLQAQNSILKMKNELSVVKEAIRELTMVLRGDGEDGQEEAGTVEAEETEEEEWEPYEEDEPFQPPPDDDLTA, encoded by the exons ATGCCTAATGAAGtaaagcagaggaagaagactCAGTCTCCAAAACAAAGTGAGGAACTGTCGGAAACGTCGCCCGCAAATGGCAAAGATGAAGCGCAGAAAGCGAAaagagcagcaggaaacagCGGATCAGCCCTGGACCTCAAAAGCATAATATGCTTATTATCGCTGGCTGCATGTGGGGCTCTAACATG GGTCGTGCTTCAACAGAATGAACGATTTTCCCAAATAGAGGAAAAGTACAAACTTCTACATGGGAAGACAGCGACTGTGTTCAACATGGAGGAGGAAGTTCTTCAAGTTTCTAAAAAG CTTGCCGCCTCTGAGGACGACCTCCAGGAGGCGCTCTCCACTGTCTCCTTGGCAACGAGGCTCCAACAGGACATCTCCACCCTCCACACTGCTGTCATGGCAATGCAGGCCGACGAGAACTCCGCCTCCCGGGACCTGCAGACGGTCAACGCCCACTTCCTCAACGTGACGGAGACGTGGCAGGAACGCCTGGCCGCCCTCACCTCTGACCTGGCCGCCCTGAAGGCCGAGTCACGTGAGGCTCACACCGGTGCCACTGAGAAGGTGAACGAGGCTGAACGGAGAGTCCGGTCAGTTGTcgagaggctggaggagctggaggacagcACCAAGAGGAATGCCCGCGCCCTGGAGCGCACTGAGGGTGATGACGTCAAGCGGGCGCAGGAGCAGCTGGACTGGAACACCAAGCAGATCCACAAGCTGCAGGAGCAGGTGGACAGCCTGGCCCGCAAGGAGGCCGAGCTCAACTCCCAGCTTCAGGAGCACATTCCCAAGGCGCAGGAGTGTGAGACGCACCTgccagaggtggaggaggcggtGCGCTCCATCCTGAGGCTGGGAGGAGATCTGAGCGGGGCGGagaagaggctggaggaggttaCGCTGCAGGTGTTTGGGACGGAGGACAGCATGCTGAAAGTGCTCAATGAGATCATTGATATCAGGCAGGAGCTGGACACGCTCCAGGCTCAAAACAGCATCCTCAAGATGAAGAATGAGCTGTCAGTGGTTAAAGAGGCCATCCGTGAACTCACCATGGTGTTGAGGGGCGATGGGGAGGACGGCCAGGAGGAGGCTGGCACTGTGGAGgcagaagagacagaggaggaggagtgggaacCGTATGAGGAGGATGAGCCATTTCAGCCTCCTCCTGATGATGACCTCACTGCATGA
- the arfgap3 gene encoding ADP-ribosylation factor GTPase-activating protein 3 encodes MSEPSKHDISAIFKRLRAIPTNKACFDCSAKNPSWASITYGVFLCIDCSGTHRSLGVHLSFIRSTELDSNWSWFQLRCMQVGGNASAIAFFSQHGCTVNAANAKYNSRAAQLYREKIKTLATQATRRHGTELWLDSQGPLSPTSPDNKQVDFFSMHSQTEPENLNMAQMALSSTASEKPSTPETEGDKNGNPEEGPSVDMLSVSPKANPEPSSLLKKKPAGAKKTLGSKKAGLGAQKVSSKSFSEVEKKALAVDKLREKDENTAAVKQSAQPDEPIAPSLRLAYKDLEEQRKKEEQRLKGLEGKKKEQAERLGMGLGIRSGVSHSVMADMHTIQQESPMGIKASKGRRYTDEEDDEGSFTSRVLSRFEDQTETADHFSSRWGDAGVGGGWMKESKKPEPDFYLTPTVSSLDDRPTARRKPEPVPFSDTGEAQKKFGDDVKAISSDMFFGNQDNSEYEAKTRLERFAGSSSISSADLFEDPKKQSASSYRLSNVLPSAPDMSQLKLGVRSVAGKLSVMASGVVSTIQDHYSS; translated from the exons GCTTGCTTCGACTGCTCAGCTAAAAATCCTAGTTGGGCGAGCATCACGTATGGTGTGTTCCTATGTATAGATTGCTCAGGGACACACAGGTCCCTGGGGGTGCACCTGTCCTTTATCAG GTCCACTGAGCTGGACTCTAACTGGTCCTGGTTCCAGCTGAGATGTATGCAAGTGGGAGGCAATGCCAGTGCG ATTGCATTTTTCAGCCAGCATGGCTGCACAGTCAACGCTGCCAATGCCAAGTACAACAGCCGAGCTGCCCAGCTGTACAGAGAGAAGATCAAGACTTTAGCCACGCAAGCCACCAGGCGCCATGGCACTGAG TTGTGGCTCGACAGCCAGGGCCCTCTCTCCCCGACATCACCAGACAACAAGCAGGTGGATTTCTTCAGCATGCATTCACAG ACAGAGCCTGAAAATCTGAACATGGCCCAAATGGCTCTCAGTTCCACTGCATCAGAGAAACCTTCAACCCCggaaacagagggagacaaaaatG GTAATCCAGAGGAAGGCCCCAGTGTTGACATGCTGAGTGTTTCTCCAAAAGCAAATCCAG AGCCCTCCTCTCTTCTGAAAAAGAAGCCAGCTGGTGCCAAGAAAACG CTGGGCTCTAAGAAGGCTGGTCTGGGAGCTCAAAAGGTTAGCAGCAAGAGTTTCTCAGAGGTGGAGAAGAAGGCTCTGGCTGTGGACAAGctcagagagaaagatgaaaacaCTGCCGCTGTGAAGCAGAGCGCTCAGCCTGATGAACCCAT TGCTCCTTCCCTGCGTCTGGCCTACAAAGATCTTGAGGAgcaaaggaagaaagaggagcagaggttGAAGGGATtggaggggaagaagaaggagcaAGCTGAGAGACTTGGCATGGGTCTGGGCATCAGGAG TGGAGTGTCTCACTCAGTCATGGCTGACATGCACACCATCCAGCAGGAGAGTCCAATGGGCATCAAGGCTAGCAAGGGGCGCCGGTATACTGACGAAGAAGATGATGAAGGCTCCTTCACCTCAAG GGTCTTATCCAGGTTTGAGGATCAGACGGAAACTGCAGATCATTTCTCCTCCCGGTGGGGTGATGCTGGAGTGGGAGGAGGCTGGATGAAGGAGAGCAAGAAACCGGAGCCTGACTTCTACCTGACCCCCACTGTCTCGTCACTGGATGACAG GCCCACAGCCAGACGGAAACCGGAGCCAGTCCCGTTCTCAGACACAGGAGAAGCACAGAAAAAGTTTGGAGATGACGTGAAGGCCATCTCCTCTGACATGTTCTTTGGCAATCAGGACAACTCTGAG TATGAGGCCAAGACACGACTGGAAAGATTTGCTGGGAGCTCTTCTATAAGCTCAGCAGACCTGTTTGAAGACCCAAAGAAACAGAGTG CGAGTTCGTACCGCCTGAGCAATGTGCTGCCCAGTGCTCCAGATATGTCCCAGCTCAAACTTGGTGTCCGTTCAGTGGCTGGAAAACTGTCCGTCATGGCCAGCGGGGTAGTCAGCACGATTCAG gatCACTACAGCTCTTGA
- the ikbip gene encoding inhibitor of nuclear factor kappa-B kinase-interacting protein isoform X2 translates to MPNEVKQRKKTQSPKQSEELSETSPANGKDEAQKAKRAAGNSGSALDLKSIICLLSLAACGALTWVVLQQNERFSQIEEKYKLLHGKTATVFNMEEEVLQVSKKCERVQVMLEGVGDQRGALRPRLEGLERDLRQLQEWASGLTEKQDQLQTSLAALRDAVGQIEERTSSITKDVGTKVASVRTDVRRMDGLQSEVESLLAQVEELEDKTAQAERSMVKRIGEVLASSIDRVSNLRASSERNAQAIEQLRRRIPELATADKQISDQLRELERGRARLIRTVTFAGDLKPKVAAIKRDFGAFDPQLSDLTLRIGRLAEDLTKREQDVAELRQTLANLNAVEGDLGVTAKQVSEIADISDVGESILQANVSKAFSQTELSGD, encoded by the exons ATGCCTAATGAAGtaaagcagaggaagaagactCAGTCTCCAAAACAAAGTGAGGAACTGTCGGAAACGTCGCCCGCAAATGGCAAAGATGAAGCGCAGAAAGCGAAaagagcagcaggaaacagCGGATCAGCCCTGGACCTCAAAAGCATAATATGCTTATTATCGCTGGCTGCATGTGGGGCTCTAACATG GGTCGTGCTTCAACAGAATGAACGATTTTCCCAAATAGAGGAAAAGTACAAACTTCTACATGGGAAGACAGCGACTGTGTTCAACATGGAGGAGGAAGTTCTTCAAGTTTCTAAAAAG TGTGAGCGTGTCCAGGTGATGCTGGAGGGTGTCGGCGATCAGCGGGGGGCTCTGAGGCCTCGGCTGGAGGGTTTGGAGCGGGACCTGCGGCAGCTGCAAGAGTGGGCCTCAGGGCTGACCGAGAAACAAGATCAGCTCCAGACCAGCCTGGCAGCGTTAAGAGACGCCGTGGGACAGATCGAAGAACGCACCTCCTCCATCACCAAGGACGTCGGCACCAAG GTGGCGTCAGTAAGGACGGATGTGCGGAGGATGGACGGCTTGCAGTCTGAGGTGGAGTCTCTGCTGGCTCAGGTGGAAGAGCTGGAAGACAAGACCGCCCAGGCTGAGCGCAGCATGGTCAAACGCATCGGAGAGGTCCTGGCCAGCAGCATCGACCGAGTCTCCAACCTCCGGGCTTCGTCCGAACGCAACGCCCAGGCCATAGAGCAGCTGCGCCGGCGCATCCCTGAGCTGGCCACCGCTGACAAGCAGATCTCAGACCAGCTGAGGGAGCTGGAGCGCGGCCGAGCCCGCCTCATCAGGACAGTGACCTTCGCAGGTGACCTTAAGCCAAAGGTCGCTGCCATCAAGCGAGACTTTGGGGCGTTTGATCCCCAGCTGTCAGACCTGACGCTTCGAATAGGGCGATTAGCAGAGGATCTGACAAAAAGAGAGCAAGACGTGGCTGAGCTTAGACAGACACTGGCTAACCTCAATGCTGTGGAGGGGGATCTGGGTGTTACAGCTAAACAAGTTAGTGAAATAGCTGATATATCTGATGTTGGAGAGTCGATTTTACAGGCCAATGTGAGCAAAGCTTTTTCACAAACTGAACTAAGTGGAGACTGA